Within the Miscanthus floridulus cultivar M001 chromosome 17, ASM1932011v1, whole genome shotgun sequence genome, the region ATCAAGTTCAGATTCATGTGCTTGATCATCCTTGAATTGAACTTTCTTTATGGAACCATCTCTCTTCTTAACTTGCTTGTTATGTCCCTTCTCAAAAAAATCTATATACCTGGAAAAACCCTTTGCTGTTCAGATAACAGTGCAAAATGGTATTCTATCTGCAGATGCATTCCAAGTACTACAGTGGCTGCACTTTGTCCAGTTTGTGCATTAAGAACAAAGATATTAGTTACTTCTGCACCTTCCTAAGATATTATCAACGAGAGCCAGTTATCTAGTATTCAATCTGAATGATGCCACAATAGTGAAAATAAAGTTAACATACAGCTCAAGTCCAGTATACAAATGCTAAACGTTTCTGAGAAGTCCAATCCAAAGTGATTTGCACCAATCACAATAACTAGCATGAAAGGCTTACCGAATATCTCCACCGCCTGCTTCACCCTCCTTGTCATCATCCTCAAAATCTTCTAACTACAGATAACAGCATCAGTGTTGAAGCTAAACAAGAATAATATCTTGACTAACATATGGTTTCATAAAACTTACAGTATTGGACATTGTAACTACCAAAACAAGATCATTAATTCAGGCAGGAAACTTGCTTCAAAACTCATATCAGTAATGAGTTTTCTGAGCTCCACATGCTGAGTTACTGTCCCTTTCCCATCTAACAGAAATTTTGGCTGCAATTCTACTTCAGATTGTTAACCATTGTTTTCTATACAATAACTAAATATTAATTTGCTATAACTGAGACAGAGCGACAAAGAGAGATTGACCACAAAAGCCTTATCACATCTAAGAACTTGCTTAATTTTCTGAAGTATCTCTAGATGCTGAGTTACTTCCCCTTTCACAGCTAACAGAAATTCTAGCTTCACTTCTTGAAATACTGCCTACTTCTGGTTCTATTTAATTGTTTTCTATAATCTAAAAAAAACACTAAACATAATCTCTCTACAATTGGGAAATAAAAAGAGAGAATGACCATGAAGGCCTTACATCCAATTGGTCCTCGTCTTCatcctcatcgtcatcctcaccaTCACTCTCAACCATCCAGTTTTTCGCCACCTTCTTCTCTCTCCGCTTGGCACCACCACCATACTCCTCTTCCTCACCCTTCTCCAGGAACTCCGTCAACTCATCTATCTTCAGGAACTTATCCTCCACCCCATTCCCTCCTCTCCCATCCAGCTccgcttcttcctcctcctcgtcgcccatttcctcctcatcctctgacTCCTCATCCTCTGTCCCCTCCAACTCCTCCTCATTCTTCAACTCCTCTGTTTCGCTACTTTCTCCATCCTCCTCCAACAGCTCAccctcggcaacagcaggcgtcgcCACAGGAGGCTGTTGTGAGGGGGCTTGCTGCTCGAGACGGCGGAGCTGGCGGCACAGGTGGGGGAGGAGCGGGCGGGCGAGCAGCTCAATCTGGGACCAAATCTGCTCAGCGTCGAAGGCGGGGTCCGCGAGGAGGGTAGGAAGTGGCGGCGGCTGAGCGAGGGAGAATGGCGCAAGAGAGGAGTAGATGTGCTGCGAGGCcgctcgggcggcggcggcgaggtccaCTGAGGGGGAGAGGAAGAGCGCCGGGTCGGCCTCGCTCAGCCGCCGCAGCGCCACCTCGCCCTTCTCGGCGGCCGCCGCGTCGAGCGGCTCATCCAAGTCCATCACCATCACACTATCACACGGTGAGGGGAACACCTGGCGACCCGTACTTACTGCATACCAAAGAACAAAATAAAACAATGAATGTCAGATTGGAGCACCAAATTTCGGACTAAATGtaaataaattcaaattaaaaaaattggCAGGAATTCACTTGAAACTCTCTCTAATCCATCTTACATCACCAAAATTGGCACAAACCACACCTTGCTGCTGCCGGCTGCCGCCTCTGCCTTGAGATGCCACAAATCTCACAGCGTGCCTAGCTGGTGTGCCCCCTGGATGACGTCCAGGAAGCAACCGTCGCTACTCGCTACCGTCGCTGATGGTGGTCAACTAAGTGCAGCACTGCAGGCAGTGGCGGACCCAGAATTTGCTCAAGACTAGGGCCTCTACCTAGCAGTGAAAACTAACCATTATACTCCTACCCAAGGGCGACCCATTAATGTTACATATAGAAAtaaccaaaatgaagatagaattTCTAATAGATATAATGATTGAACTAAAATTTCTAACAGATATGTCGCAGTCCTGGTGCAAAGATCTATTCAGTATTTAAGCAATACCCATCCTTATAAGTTAGGCCTGCCTATATTTTTCACACATTTGCAGAAGGAAAAGAGCATTGCTAGAGAATCAGTTCACACCCTAGAAAAACATGCATGTATTATGACCTGGTGTAAATATGAAATTGCAAACAAGACTGTAATCTAAAAAAATGTGCTTTTTCACTTCTGGGAAGAGCATGTAACTAAAAGCACTGCTCAACAATCAAATGCGATATAGAAAACTTTGTGCAAGTAAGCAATTCAAATAGTCTAACACTCCTACTTGGATCCATGTACGACAAAATATCATAAGCCTCAGACAGTCTCAAAGCAAGGGCTGCAACAATCAGGTAGCAGACACCAATATCTTCGATTAACTGTTCTCAGCTAAACTTGTTTAATTTTTTCctaaagaaaaataaaatctGGAGACCGGTGGTCCTCATATCAGAACTGAGGGAGCTGGGGAGGGAGAGGAATCGAGGGAGGGCCGGCTGGGAACTGACGAGCTGGAGTTGAAGCCTCGGAGGACCAGAGGCGCAGTGGCTGGACGCCTGGGGGCGGTGGCCGGTGGGCGTTGGCGGAGCCAGCAGCCGCGGAGGCCGGAGCACAGCTACCTCAGCGGACGGCGAGCGCGGCGACCTCGACGCCCCGGCGGTGGTGCCTGCTCCGGTGCTCCCCGCTTCTCTTCTCCCGTCCGATGTCCGTGATGGGCGGCGGCGCGACGCCTCGGGAGTTCGGGACTTTGGGCGCGGTCACGAGGCAACGGGGTGTAGGACGGGAGCAAAGGCATGCCCTAGTTCCTTTTTTTTACGGGCCTTCACTCGTGGGCAAAAAACAGGCAGGGCCGCAGGggaggttttgctagggtttagGGACAACACTATTCTGGGTAATCAAATGTTATCGGTATGAAAAGTGTTTATTATTATCCGTAGAATTTTTAAATACTTATTAGTCTGAAGCATGGAATTATATGAGCATATTTTTCTCGTAAGTAATCTCAGCCCTGATAAGTTGTctgatgttgatttgttgtgagagaaaaacattataccatgactgataagttcaagcgaacagggattgtgagatactccctctgtcctagaataagtgatgttttaggtttgtcctaagttaactcatttcaagtttgaccaaatttatataaaaaggtactaatttttatgataccaaataagtattattagatttatcataaaatatattttcatattctATCTATTCGGTGTCATAAACATTTATATTTTTTTctacaaatttggtcaaatttgaaattatttgacttagaacaaacctAAGacatcacttattttgggacggagggagtactaaacAAATTTTTTTAACAGATAGAATAACTACTTTTTGTTTGTCGTTAGAAGAAATTAAATGTTCTAAATAGATCAACGATTTGAATTTAGGGTTCTCCTCTCATGAGTGTTGAGCATAAGTTACTGTTTATGTATTAATGGATATGGAAGTATTTTTTTCACTTGGATGGGCCCATACGGCTCAATAGTCTCCACCCTCGTCTAGCGTCCACCCTCTCTATCGCTCTAGGAGGGAGGAAGGTGAGTGGGCGGGCATCTAATTTCTCCCTAGGGACTTGCTTCGTCCAATGCAACTAAGGAATCTacagcctgtttggttggctggtttatatcgttgctggttcgtgaagaagtactgctggctgatttgtgtgagagaaaaatactgttccggctgaaaatttacaatcatttacgacaagccacagtcaaacgaacaggctgctaacTTCTCCCTTCTCATTCTCAAATGCCACACCATGTCTCACAGATGCTTCGCAAATGGAATTATTAACGAGGGCTCATACCAAATCCACAAATCACATCCACCAGCCTACAAGAAAACACATTAAACCCCTTAGATAAGGTATAATAAAAGGCTATAAGTAGGTTGAATGATGAGGTAGAAGAGATGAGatgagagagaagagaagcgggCTGCAAGTTTACAACCAGTTTATGCACAAGATCCAAAAAACTCTATGAGAGAAACAAGTGGATCAAAGGTGAGCTAGCACTATATAAGTGGGCCGATAGGTGGGTTGTAAGTTTGTATACAACCAATAATTGGTTGTGTTATTAGCTTTGCTCTAAGAATCAAAACCCTCAACTACTCACCAAACTGGCAATGCTTGGATCAAAAAATTTAGGTTTTCGTCACTCCATAAAATCCATCTAGCAGCCTTCTTCCTGCAACGGCACAAGTAGGGCAAGTACAACATTGGCCCCTCCCGATATGGAATCAAAGATGCAGCAGGCCCTAGCCCTCCAATCTCGAGGAGGAGGTGGAAGCTCCACCCGATGACCCTACTGAGGGCCTTGGGCTGGCCATCCACATCTACCTCAACTAGGGTAACGGGCGCTGCCACACTgcacaaaaagaagaagaaaggagggatAATGGTGGTAGTAGAGAGAAGGCGGCAGACGACCGGGGGCATTAGGGTCATAgcgatgtggatgggtcaaagtGGCGGGTGCTGCTGATGTGGCTGGTGACTCCGATCAAAACCACTTGCAGGCGGTGTTGGGGGTGTACTTTGCACGGGTTGGACTATTCGGGCATGTTGTATGTCTGGTATTTGAATTGAAGAGGTCTTTTAAATATGAAGACAACTTTAGATGGAGGGCTGAAATGGATTTTACTCTTTATATATAAAGCAATACAATTATTTTAAAACTACTAGATACTTTGCATTCAAACAGGACCCTGATATCTATGCGGTCATCAGTCATCACCTTACTCCTCTCAACGGAGCACGATCATATTCGCTTCTAACATTCAATCAACACTCAACTGACTATAGATAAAAAGAAACGAAGAAAAAAACTCAGCTGAGTATAATCATTATTTATTTTTAGTAACTGAATTGAGTGTCCTTCCTTGGAAATAGAACCGATTATAAAACAGTATATGCATATCGATTCCAAGGTCTTGTGCAGAAATTAaactgaaaaagaaaagaaaaggaactgCATACAATCATTCTTTATTTAGGTCAAAACTTCACACACTTACTGTAATGTCTGAACCACTGTATACACTCGACGCTGCTTCCTTTGGTAAACTGACGGCATTGAAAACCGCAAGAGCATAACGTCATCGTGCAACAGGACCTGATGTGTCGTCCATTCTTGGCACCCTCCTGAGATTTTATTCCATCTCAAATGCAGTGCTGCTCTGGCTCGTGTCCACGGACTGGCCGTCAGCGGCCGAGCTTGGGTCGCGGCTGGTGCCGGTGTAGAAGCTTCCGGTTGCCGCGTCGTCACCGCCGGCGTGGTGGCCCTCCTCCAGCTGAAGGCACTCCAGCAGCTGCGCCACCACCTCTGTCATCGTCGGCCGCTGCGTCGACTCCAGCGCTGTGCACTTGAGTGCAATGTCCGCTGCCTTACACACGCTGTTGACGTCGTAGTTGCCATGCCCTTGCATGCGTGCGTCCACGACGCCCTCAATGTTGCCCCGTGCCAGGCGCCGACGTGCCCAGTCGATTATGTTGGTGGGCTCTGGGTCATCAAGGATGACCGGTCTCCCTGTGACCAACTCCAGGAGCACGACGCCGAAGCTGTATACGTCGCTCtttgccgttggttttcttgttcTACAGTACCTGCGTTTCGATCGATTGCATCAACAAATTATCCGAGAAAACAGAAAGCAGGAAACATGGAGATTTGGTAATGGGTTTTGGGATTCAAATACTCTGGATCAACATATCCGAGTGTGCCAACAACAACGAGTGAGTTTGTGGACTGCGCGCTAGTGTCGTGATTGAAAGACTTGGACAAGCCGAAATCGGCAATCTTGGCCCCCAGTTTTTCATTCAGTAGGATGTTAGTTGCATTCACATCCCTGTGAATGAGAGGTGGATTGCAGCCCTTGTGTAGATACTCCAGCCCTTCACGCGCGTGAACGAGTGTTTTGAGGCTTATATGTAGAAAAACCGAAGCAATATCAGTTGACATACtcatagaatttaaaaataagtACCTTGCGCTGATTCGTGTGCTATTCGAAGCCTCTGTCTC harbors:
- the LOC136517043 gene encoding M phase phosphoprotein 10-like — its product is MVMDLDEPLDAAAAEKGEVALRRLSEADPALFLSPSVDLAAAARAASQHIYSSLAPFSLAQPPPLPTLLADPAFDAEQIWSQIELLARPLLPHLCRQLRRLEQQAPSQQPPVATPAVAEGELLEEDGESSETEELKNEEELEGTEDEESEDEEEMGDEEEEEAELDGRGGNGVEDKFLKIDELTEFLEKGEEEEYGGGAKRREKKVAKNWMVESDGEDDDEDEDEDQLDLEDFEDDDKEGEAGGGDIRYIDFFEKGHNKQVKKRDGSIKKVQFKDDQAHESELDDSENDDGNDEQEQGLSTHEKERLKMRAKIEQMEKASLEPSTWTMQGEVTASKRPKNSALEVDLDFEHNVRPAPVITEEVTASLEEMIKKRIAESHFDDVEKPTMLPSKAPKEHKELDETKSKKGLAELYEDDYAQKAGIAPAPLSISDELKKEANTLFKRICLKLDALSHFHFAPKPVIEDMSVQANVPALAMEEVAPVAVSDAAMLAPEEIFEGKGDVKEEGELTQAERKRRRANKKRRYAASHKERPAKLQKE